Proteins from a single region of Colias croceus chromosome Z, ilColCroc2.1:
- the LOC123705060 gene encoding uncharacterized protein YMR317W-like isoform X2, which translates to MAHRRRRDANRPVAEDINQLIVNRPITRYYAQSINNLNESLSAHLPSTNEQYSWSTPQTNVTVVVTVHDNAQTSSRSSKSQIKTTSTVTRATKTRVKASVARSAKIKTATTSTATSSSSVRIDTSSVSQLTEDDAASTVNQSNFLKSTITVSTINQTTSSASETNFDGITSTVSIQTESATTSLSSNSWLTWPTTSIIPPTSPLVTSSDSGSSIIDSELNLEVNRTTPATTETLLMAQSSSSSFSPITPLDTEYYNSSDSTEDIIQPFARMWQPFPCVNQTTTATVHTTSTVTRTTTHPLTFTTYTDHTQSTSFATSSLTSLNEYLFPSPHETHPKPQTHQPAANPISLAPTGFAPEYILKEIECRRVAWTTSMKAIDNPDSSDNSDSYLIFTALRNHDPTVSPIVKKCKYRCKTSSECSKHDSLHVYEYTEDSISYGNKSPQPYEGVKARKNRLLAEKALKSERPFQTVGQSDSVLQSVVQEEPVYQSVGQKDPVYKSVGQEDPVYQTVSQEGPVYLDVGQAVPVFQTVGQTDSVSQSVCQADPLFQSVGQVDPVFQSVGQENPVFQSLCQADPVFQSVGQADPVVGSPIVSVESPIEPEPGPSGICGVRRHREDSEEEPAPKIVKIEDDSEGTNINEILRLNQDDQLKIAELDANGIDYTLILEEAYRNKDAYFENID; encoded by the exons ATGGCTCACAGAAGGCGTAGAGATGCAAACAGACCAGTGGCCGAagacattaatcaattaattgttaatagaCCTATTACCAGATATTACGCGCAATCAATCAATAACTTAAACGAAAGTTTATCCGCTCATTTGCCTTCAACCAACGAACAGTATTCATGGAGCACGCCGCAAACAAATGTAACAGTTGTTGTCACTGTACATGATAATGCTCAGACATCTTCACGATCTAGTAAATCACAAATTAAAACTACTTCGACTGTAACTAGAGCGACAAAAACTCGAGTAAAAGCATCAGTTGCGCGTTctgcaaaaattaaaactgcAACTACTTCAACTGCTACGTCTTCTTCGTCTGTACGCATCGATACGTCTTCTGTGAGTCAACTGACAGAAGACGATGCAGCGTCAACTGTAAATCAATCTAACTTTCTTAAATCGACTATAACTGTATCAACTATAAATCAGACAACATCTAGCGCGTCTGAAACAAACTTTGATGGAATTACATCAACCGTATCAATTCAAACAGAAAGCGCTACTACGTCACTTAGTAGTAATTCTTGGCTAACATGGCCAACGACCTCGATAATTCCACCGACCTCTCCCCTTGTTACAAGTTCAGATTCTGGGTCGTCTATAATTGATTCAGAATTGAATTTAGAAGTGAATCGCACGACACCTGCTACGACCGAAACACTGCTCATGGCTCAATCTTCATCGAGCAGTTTTTCTCCAATTACCCCCTTAGatacagaatattataattcttcAGATTCCACAGAAGATATAATTCAGCCGTTTGCCAGAATGTGGCAGCCATTCCCCTGTGTGAATCAAACAACTACTGCTACAGTGCACACGACATCAACCGTAACCCGCACAACCACTCATCCATTAACATTTACTACTTATACAGATCACACGCAATCGACATCCTTCGCTACTAGTTCGCTAACCTCattgaatgaatatttatttccttCGCCACACGAGACACATCCAAAGCCTCAAACTCATCAACCCGCCGCAAATCCAATCAGCCTGGCACCCACCGGATTCGCACcagaatatattttgaaagaaaTCGAGTGCCGTCGCGTGGCGTGGACGACATCGATGAAAGCGATAGATAATCCCGACAGTTCTGACAATTCAGACAGCTATCTCATATTTACTGCTTTGAGAAATCATGATCCTACTGTTTCCccaattgtaaaaaaatgcaaataccGTTGTAAAACTTCGAGTGAATGTTCCAAACACGATTCTTTACATGTATACGAATATACAGAGGATTCCATAAGTTATG GCAACAAATCACCTCAACCGTATGAGGGTGTAAAAGCGAGAAAGAATAGGTTATTGGCAGAAAAGGCCCTCAAGAGCGAAAGGCCTTTCCAAACCGTGGGCCAATCAGACTCTGTTTTACAATCAGTGGTCCAAGAAGAACCTGTTTACCAATCCGTGGGTCAAAAAGATCCTGTTTACAAATCCGTTGGCCAAGAAGATCCTGTTTACCAAACCGTTAGCCAAGAAGGCCCTGTTTACCTAGACGTTGGTCAAGCAGTCCCTGTTTTCCAAACCGTTGGTCAAACAGACTCTGTTTCTCAATCTGTGTGTCAAGCAGACCCTCTTTTCCAATCCGTGGGTCAAGTAGACCCTGTTTTCCAATCCGTGGGCCAAGAAAACCCAGTTTTTCAATCTCTGTGTCAAGCAGACCCTGTTTTCCAATCCGTGGGTCAAGCAGACCCTGTAGTAGGGTCTCCCATTGTCTCTGTAGAGAGTCCGATTGAACCGGAACCAGGGCCAAGTGGCATTTGTGGGGTCAGACGACACCGCGAGGACTCTGAAGAGGAACCAGCTCcgaaaattgtaaaaatagaaGACGATTCCGAAGGGACTAATATCAATGAAATACTACGCCTAAATCAAGACGATCAATTGAAAATTGCTGAATTGG ACGCAAATGGCATTGACTACACATTAATTCTAGAAGAGGCTTACCGGAATAAGGACGcctattttgaaaatatcgaCTAA